A region of the Ignavibacteria bacterium genome:
CACTTGGCAGTCCCGCCACGCCGTATCTTGAAGCAACAGATGCCAGGGTTTTATCGTGCAGTTACAATAAAAACATTCTTACAGCACAGATCAGCGCCTTTTCAGGCCACAAAAACGAAACCGTAGTTATTTCACCCCTGAAACCCAAACGTGTCCTCATAAATGGCAAAGAGCCCCAAAACAAATGGCAGGCAGAAGACCAAGGCGGCATCTATAAAATAAGAATCCCCCTCACGCATGAACAAGGAATAGATAAACTTCAGGTGGAATTCTAAAAAATATCATTGAATGGCCACCGCTCTCCGCAGAGAACCCTGGCCATTCATATCCCGCTCTTCCCGTCGAACGTCGAACGTTGAACCTCCCCTCCTACCTCTCCCTCTTATACGTCCCCATCACCTCGGCCTGGCCTAAAATGTGATCCTTCATCTCCAGATCCAGCTCCTTCCGCGTTGCCCCGGCGTCTAGCCTGAGATAATTTTTTAAGGCGTAAAGCCTGAAATGATAATGATGAACTCCCGAGGGGGGACAGGGACCGTAATACCCTATCCTGCGGGCGTCATTTGTACCCATTGCCGCTCCGTCAGGCAGATTCATTGAGGATGTAACCCCTTCCTGCAGACTGGTTATATTAACCGGTATGTCATAAATTATCCAGTGAATAAATGTCCCGCTTGGGGCATCAGGATCCTCCAGGATAATAGCCACCGTCTTCGTCCCGTCCGGAAGTCCCTCCCACTGAAGAGCAGGAGATACATTCTGTCCGTCGCAGGTGTATTTGGCTGGAATCGGTTCGCCGTGCTTAAATGCCGGACTGTTAAATTTAATCGCCATTTTTGTTTCCCTCCAGAGTGATTTAATTGCCATCTAAAATAATTGAAACAAAAATCGGGCAAAAATCAAATTATTCTAAATGCTAATTAAGATGCTCCTGCCCCTGATGCTTAAGAGGAAGTGAAAAGAAAAATGTTGCCCCCCTGTTCACTTCAGCCTCAGCCCATATGTTCCCCTCATGGCGCCTTAATATCCTCTGCACAATGGCAAGCCCCACTCCCGTGCCTTCAAACTCAGATGCGGCGTGCAGCCTCTGAAATACCCCGAATAGCTTGTCGGCATATTCCATATTGAAGCCTGCGCCGTTATCCTTAATGTAATAAATTACTTCCTTCTCCTTTTTCTCCCCCCCAATCTCAATAAGTGCGGTCTCCCTGTCCTTTGTAAACTTTACGGCATTCGAAACGAGGTTTATCCATACCTGCTGCAGCATCGGGCGGTCGCCTATAACTTCCGGAAGGTCATTTATTGTAAAAACTATCCTGCGCTCCTGGTTATCCTTTAATGCCTGATCTGTAATTGACCTTACCATGGCTTTAGTATTAATCAGCACCTCATTTTTCTCCCTGTTATAGATCTTGGCAAACGATAAGAGGTCTTCTATCAGCTGCTCCATCTGTCCGGCGTTTTTCGATATGATATTAAGGAATTTCTTGGCCTCGGGATCAAACTGCGGGGAATAATCATCCAGAAGGATCTGTGAGAATCCGTCAATTGCCCTTAAAGGCGCCTTCAGGTCGTGCGAAACTGAATAGCTGAAAGCCTCCAGCTCCTTATTTGCCGCCTCCAGCTGCGCCGTGCGTTTTTTTACGCGGTCTTCCAGCTCAGTGTTTAGTTTGTTCAATTCCTCATTGCTTACCTTTAAGGCCTCTTCAGTTTTCTTAAGGTCTGTTATGTCCACAATTGAGACCAGCACCTTGCCGTAGGTATCCTCAAACCCTTCTGCAACGTTCCACCTTATATATACCTGGATTTCCTTTCCCTTCATGGTCCTGCGCTTAGTGCTGATTTCAAACTTCCTTTTCCCTTCGGAAATTGCAAGAATTGATTCCCTCTGAACCCTGTAGTCTTCCCGCTCGGCAATCTGGGGGAAGGCGTTAATCATATCTTCCTTGCTTTCCGCCTCAAAAAGCTCAAGCGTTGCCTCATTTACATCCAGT
Encoded here:
- a CDS encoding YbhB/YbcL family Raf kinase inhibitor-like protein; translation: MAIKSLWRETKMAIKFNSPAFKHGEPIPAKYTCDGQNVSPALQWEGLPDGTKTVAIILEDPDAPSGTFIHWIIYDIPVNITSLQEGVTSSMNLPDGAAMGTNDARRIGYYGPCPPSGVHHYHFRLYALKNYLRLDAGATRKELDLEMKDHILGQAEVMGTYKRER